From a region of the Natator depressus isolate rNatDep1 chromosome 15, rNatDep2.hap1, whole genome shotgun sequence genome:
- the LOC141999320 gene encoding serotransferrin-1-like, translating to MKAATATILFLATFALLSSGKKFRWCTLSDLEQRKCAELSKVLLAVLPLATINSFARVSCIRAQNTHDCIDKIRVNKADAVSLDAGDVYSAVKLYGLTVVAKEIYEEGNCVFAVAIARRGTLDIQRLRGVRSCHNGARWTSGWNIPLGFLLARSELLWDEDQPLSQVISQYFNASCIPGVGVTSPQLCALCQGPKSYVRNKNHFCETSSSEPFYDSEGAFRCLKNGVADVAFLDHLTIMNGTDSEQEEYELLCPDGSTAKLSAYGTCNLGRGPGRAIISRHNFQKITKKFLTLIQHLFGQKGKERAKFELFTSVPFKGKNLLFHDATQHLQLLKDKAQISHILGLDYVALLKGLGHEGSSLDNSVVRWCCISNAELRKCEEWALNIKSDPLVCVQAASMTNCIELIKSNEADAATLDATHAYIAGICGLVSVAAECYGERCAPAAGRTKKLTHLADKALPPVYAVALAKKNARHVNIHNLRRRRSCHSHLYSPGGWLLLSRYTVGALENNTVNCDIGSAYQSYFWKGCMPGADRNLCKVCIGGGEMEGEKVSSRCAANHNERYYGNMGALRCLVGSPSGRSFGDVAFLEHHNLLKNIGSLQSSGWGTGYTLNDFELLCLDGRRVAVTDWADCNLGPVPPNIVMTRPVTTTKIYGFLMKSQETLETNLDSKFHLFHSQKYGESDLLFKDATQYLVHTSHLGYQSILGEPFFQLAESVFNCTHADILEFCKQDICTS from the exons ATGAAGGCAGCCACAGCCACCATACTTTTCCTAGCTACCTTCGCTCTGCTCTCTTCAG GGAAGAAGTTCAGATGGTGCACGCTGTCTGACCTGGAGCAGAGGAAGTGTGCTGAGTTATCTAAAGTACTCCTGGCTGTCCTACCTCTGGCTACAATCAACTCCTTTGCTAGGGTTTCCTGTATCAGAGCTCAAAATACTCATGACTGTATCGACAAGATCAGG gtGAATAAAGCAGATGCTGTCTCCTTGGATGCTGGAGATGTTTATTCTGCTGTGAAGCTATATGGCCTAACTGTGGTGGCAAAGGAGATCTATGAGGAAG GAAACTGTGTGTTTGCTGTGGCCATTGCCAGACGAGGAACTTTGGACATCCAGAGGTTAAGGGGGGTGCGTAGCTGCCACAATGGAGCCAGGTGGACATCAGGTTGGAACATCCCACTGGGCTTCCTCCTGGCTAGGAGTGAGCTCCTCTGGGATGAGGATCAGCCTCTGAGCCAAG TGATCAGTCAATATTTCAATGCCAGCTGCATCCCTGGTGTTGGCGTCACCTCTCCTCAGCTCTGTGCTCTCTGTCAAGGACCGAAATCCTACGTTAGGAACAAGAACCACTTCTGTGAGACCAGCAGCAGTGAGCCCTTCTACGACTCTGAGGGAGCCTTCAG GTGCTTGAAGAATGGGGTAGCAGATGTTGCTTTCCTAGATCACTTAACTATAATGAATGGCACAG ATTCAGAACAAGAGGAATATGAGCTCTTGTGTCCTGATGGATCCACAGCGAAGCTGAGTGCCTATGGCACCTGTAACCTGGGTCGTGGGCCTGGGCGTGCCATCATCAGCCGCCACAACTTCCAGAAGATCACCAAGAAATTCCTCACCCTGATCCAG CATCTCTTTGGGCAGAAGGGAAAAGAAAGGGCCAAGTTTGAGCTCTTCACTTCAGTGCCATTCAAGGGGAAGAACCTGCTGTTCCACGATGCCACTCAGCACCTGCAGCTGCTCAAGGACAAAGCACAGATCTCCCATATCCTTGGCCTGGACTACGTAGCCCTCTTGAAGGGACTAGGCCATGAAG ggagctcacTGGACAACAGTGTGGTACGCTGGTGCTGCATCAGCAATGCTGAGCTCCGCAAGTGTGAAGAGTGGGCCCTGAACATCAAATCTGACCCCCTTGTCTGCGTACAAGCCGCTTCTATGACCAACTGCATTGAGCTGATCAAG AGTAATGAGGCCGATGCAGCCACGCTGGATGCCACGCATGCCTACATTGCAGGGATATGTGGGCTGGTCTCAGTAGCTGCAGAATGTTATG GAGAGAGGTGTGCCCCAGCTGCTGGGAGAACAAAGAAGCTGACCCACCTTGCAGATAAAG CACTGCCACCTGTCTACGCTGTAGCCCTGGCAAAGAAGAATGCCAGGCATGTAAATATCCATAACCTGAGGAGACGGCGTTCCTGCCACAGTCACCTGTACAGTCCTGGGGGGTGGCTGCTCCTCTCCAGGTACACAGTGGGGGCTCTGGAGAACAACACTGTGAACTGTGATATCGGCTCTG CTTACCAGAGTTACTTTTGGAAGGGTTGTATGCCAGGAGCAGACAGGAACCTATGCAAAGTCTGTATTGGAGGTGGTGAGATGGAAGGGGAGAAAGTGTCCAGCAGGTGTGCTGCAAATCATAATGAACGCTACTATGGAAACATGGGTGCACTCAG GTGTCTAGTCGGCAGTCCCAGTGGAAGGAGCTTTGGGGACGTGGCTTTCCTGGAACATCATAACCTGCTCAAGAATATTGGAA GTCTGCAAAGCTCAGGTTGGGGTACAGGTTATACCCTCAACGACTTTGAGCTGCTGTGTCTGGATGGAAGGCGTGTCGCCGTCACGGACTGGGCAGACTGTAACCTCGGCCCTGTTCCTCCTAACATAGTCATGACTCGACCAGTGACTACCACCAAGATCTATGGCTTCCTGATGAAATCCCAG gAAACTCTGGAAACAAATCTGGATTCTAAGTTCCATCTGTTTCACTCACAGAAGTATGGAGAAAGTGATCTGCTCTTTAAAGATGCTACTCAGTATCTTGTTCACACAAGTCACCTGGGCTATCAGTCAATTCTTGGAGAGCCCTTCTTTCAGCTGGCAGAATCTGTGTTTAACTGCACACATGCAG ACATCTTAGAATTCTGCAAACAGGATATCTGCACATCTTAG